A portion of the Nitrososphaera sp. genome contains these proteins:
- a CDS encoding response regulator: protein MHILLVDDEPDITFVLKRGLTLAGFSVDTFNDPVLALDKFKASVYELLVFDVKMPQMDGFTLYEKIRQIDDKAKVCFMTAFDVEYDKIFRSKFPHLSAKCFMRKPISIKEMVRIARSELNLD, encoded by the coding sequence GTGCACATCTTGCTGGTTGACGACGAACCGGACATCACCTTTGTCCTCAAAAGGGGCCTGACCTTGGCAGGATTTAGCGTGGATACGTTCAATGATCCGGTACTAGCACTAGATAAATTCAAAGCAAGCGTCTACGAGCTCTTGGTGTTTGATGTCAAGATGCCGCAAATGGACGGCTTCACGCTATATGAGAAGATACGCCAAATTGACGACAAGGCAAAGGTGTGCTTTATGACCGCATTTGATGTAGAATATGACAAGATATTCAGAAGCAAGTTCCCTCACCTTAGCGCCAAGTGCTTTATGAGAAAGCCGATTTCCATTAAAGAAATGGTACGGATTGCAAGGTCGGAGCTGAATCTGGATTGA
- a CDS encoding TatD family hydrolase, which translates to MVRLIDPHIHMYSRTTDDYEAMSKAGIEVVVEPSFWLGSPRRFVGTFEDYWEHLISFETKRAKDFGIEHFVCISVNPKEATARPLAIDAIEAMKKYLDRERVVAVGELGYNLINDLEEEVFVKQMDIAADSDILMTVHLPHQNKPEGMKRIERILKSKKGRRYDKSKILIDHNVEETIEKTLELGLWAGLSVYPVTKLSPDRAMKIVKKYGTERIMIHSAADWGPSDPLSVALVAREMRKANFDREDIERVTFQNAYDFYRQSKKFTWRP; encoded by the coding sequence ATGGTCCGACTTATTGACCCTCACATCCACATGTATTCTCGGACTACCGACGATTATGAGGCGATGTCCAAGGCAGGAATAGAAGTTGTGGTTGAACCATCCTTCTGGCTCGGAAGTCCCCGGCGATTCGTCGGCACATTCGAGGATTATTGGGAGCACCTTATCTCTTTTGAGACAAAGCGGGCGAAGGATTTTGGGATCGAACACTTTGTCTGCATCTCCGTCAACCCAAAGGAAGCCACGGCCAGGCCGCTTGCAATTGACGCCATTGAAGCCATGAAAAAATACCTCGACCGCGAGCGCGTCGTTGCGGTAGGCGAGCTAGGTTACAATCTGATAAACGACCTTGAAGAAGAGGTATTTGTAAAACAGATGGACATTGCGGCCGACAGCGACATACTGATGACGGTCCACCTGCCGCATCAGAACAAGCCCGAAGGCATGAAGCGGATCGAGCGGATACTTAAATCAAAGAAGGGTAGGCGCTATGACAAGAGCAAGATTCTCATCGACCATAACGTTGAGGAGACAATCGAAAAGACACTCGAGCTTGGACTGTGGGCAGGCTTATCAGTCTATCCAGTAACAAAACTTTCGCCCGATCGTGCTATGAAAATCGTCAAAAAATACGGCACTGAACGGATAATGATACATAGCGCGGCCGACTGGGGTCCTTCAGACCCGCTCAGCGTTGCACTCGTTGCCAGAGAAATGCGAAAGGCGAACTTTGACCGCGAGGACATCGAGCGCGTGACGTTCCAAAATGCATACGACTTTTACAGGCAGTCAAAGAAATTTACCTGGAGACCCTGA
- a CDS encoding sugar phosphate isomerase/epimerase family protein → MNFIADIGYSGIELLCDVPHGYPPAFGQESLVSTRKLLTDRRLEISNLNAFTMYAVGDVYNPSWIDPSSDKRAQRLKHTVDCIRLAEMLGARNISTEPGGEFKEGMNRSALEREFTKGIMEASRAAEKSHVEILIEPEPGLLIENSSQFLKIIRDMPSNVRLNFDIGHFFCVREDPAKLVSLLADYISHFHLEDIASSRVHAHLIPGHGAIDFGSIFRAMKEIGYRGFVTVELYPYQDSPSQAAAEAFAYINQVAS, encoded by the coding sequence ATAAATTTTATCGCGGACATTGGATACTCCGGCATCGAGCTCCTTTGCGACGTCCCGCATGGATACCCGCCCGCTTTTGGCCAAGAATCGCTCGTCTCGACAAGGAAGTTGCTGACGGACCGGAGACTGGAAATCTCAAACCTCAACGCCTTTACAATGTATGCTGTCGGGGACGTTTACAATCCCTCGTGGATTGACCCTAGCAGTGACAAGCGCGCCCAGCGCCTGAAGCATACTGTTGACTGCATCAGACTTGCTGAAATGCTCGGGGCAAGAAACATTTCCACCGAGCCCGGAGGAGAGTTCAAGGAAGGGATGAACCGAAGCGCCCTTGAGCGGGAATTTACAAAGGGCATAATGGAGGCTTCAAGGGCCGCAGAGAAATCCCATGTAGAAATTCTGATAGAACCAGAGCCAGGCCTTTTGATTGAAAACTCGAGCCAATTCCTCAAAATCATCAGGGACATGCCCAGCAATGTGCGCCTTAATTTTGACATCGGCCACTTTTTCTGCGTCAGGGAAGACCCCGCCAAACTGGTTTCCCTGCTGGCCGACTATATTTCCCACTTTCACCTTGAGGACATCGCATCTTCGCGAGTTCATGCCCACTTGATCCCGGGGCATGGGGCCATTGATTTTGGCTCGATATTTAGAGCAATGAAAGAAATTGGCTACCGCGGATTTGTGACCGTGGAACTCTATCCGTACCAGGACTCCCCGTCTCAAGCCGCCGCCGAGGCTTTTGCTTACATCAACCAAGTTGCATCATGA
- a CDS encoding UbiA family prenyltransferase: MNTQQKLKQYALLVRLPNIFTSITNVLVGYFSVVGVTDSVASQIGLLCGSSALLYASGIVFNDYFDLKVDLLERPSRPLPSGTISARNALVLGIGTMITANVLAFLASPTSLVFSLVLSGIILAYDKKAKWTVLGPFTMGLARFSNVFLGASAAIGARLSQPASASDAYLTTLFPATAVFCYVYSITLLSRHEAEAPIDRPNSISTSKVQRIAFLIIGMDVAAMGVFFAAIGKPLALFITGILAFIVWYAWHASRKQPPGEAPRGRGIQQAIKALVLSIIVIDSAFIAAYAGIFYGLAALLLLPAPIALSKKLYVT, from the coding sequence ATGAACACGCAACAAAAGCTGAAACAGTACGCGCTTCTCGTGCGCTTGCCTAACATTTTTACTTCAATCACAAACGTACTCGTCGGATACTTTTCAGTTGTAGGAGTCACTGATTCTGTCGCATCGCAAATAGGACTGCTGTGTGGGTCCTCTGCGTTGCTTTATGCCTCAGGCATTGTCTTCAACGACTACTTTGATTTGAAGGTGGATCTTCTTGAAAGGCCTTCGAGACCGCTGCCCAGCGGCACGATATCTGCCAGAAATGCGTTGGTTCTAGGAATTGGCACCATGATTACCGCGAATGTACTTGCATTTCTAGCAAGTCCGACGAGTCTAGTTTTTTCCCTGGTACTGAGCGGAATAATTTTGGCTTATGACAAAAAGGCAAAGTGGACCGTTCTCGGACCCTTTACGATGGGTCTGGCGCGGTTTTCCAATGTCTTTTTGGGCGCAAGCGCCGCTATCGGCGCTCGCCTATCACAACCAGCATCTGCGAGCGACGCCTACCTTACCACTTTGTTTCCGGCGACGGCGGTGTTTTGTTACGTGTATTCGATAACTCTTCTGAGCCGCCATGAAGCCGAAGCACCCATAGATCGTCCCAATTCGATTTCGACTAGCAAGGTGCAAAGGATCGCCTTTCTGATTATTGGCATGGACGTAGCGGCCATGGGAGTTTTTTTTGCTGCGATTGGAAAGCCGCTCGCGCTTTTCATAACCGGGATTCTGGCCTTTATCGTATGGTATGCATGGCACGCCAGCAGAAAGCAGCCGCCTGGAGAGGCGCCGAGAGGCAGGGGCATTCAGCAGGCAATTAAGGCACTGGTGTTGTCGATAATCGTGATCGACTCGGCATTCATTGCGGCGTACGCCGGAATCTTTTACGGCCTGGCGGCCCTCCTGTTACTTCCGGCACCCATTGCCCTTTCAAAGAAACTTTATGTCACCTAA